From the genome of Streptococcus marmotae, one region includes:
- a CDS encoding IS30 family transposase produces MQHYYTPKRRHLTLAERRMIERWLQEGFSNREIARRLEKAPQTIHNEVKRGQVRQQVRKGKFEIIYSADFAQEAYQNNRKHSVKQASLTKELKEKILHYIKQKYSPEMMVKAKGIPVSVSTIYYWIHHGHLGLTKDDMLYPRKEKTKKKQASPNFKPAGKSIEERPESINQRENVGDVEIDTVIQTRAKNECLLTLTDRKSRYQIIRLIPDKSASSVNQALKMILREYQINSITADNGAEFSRLADVFDPENIYYAHPYSSWERGTNENHNRLIRRWLPKGSKNATQQQVTFIENWINNYPKKILGYKSPREFLQTG; encoded by the coding sequence ATGCAACACTATTATACACCAAAAAGAAGACATTTGACACTAGCTGAGCGTAGAATGATTGAGCGTTGGCTTCAAGAAGGGTTCTCAAATCGTGAAATCGCTAGAAGATTAGAAAAAGCTCCTCAAACTATTCACAACGAAGTCAAACGTGGTCAGGTTAGACAACAAGTGCGTAAAGGAAAATTTGAAATAATCTACTCAGCTGACTTCGCTCAAGAAGCCTATCAAAACAATCGTAAACATTCTGTGAAGCAGGCTTCCCTAACCAAGGAACTCAAAGAAAAGATTCTTCACTACATCAAACAGAAATACTCTCCTGAGATGATGGTAAAAGCAAAAGGGATACCTGTCTCCGTCTCCACCATTTACTACTGGATTCATCATGGACACTTAGGATTGACCAAGGATGACATGCTCTATCCTCGAAAAGAGAAAACGAAGAAAAAGCAAGCGAGTCCCAACTTTAAGCCGGCTGGAAAATCGATTGAGGAACGGCCTGAAAGCATTAATCAGCGTGAGAATGTTGGTGATGTTGAAATTGATACGGTTATTCAAACACGGGCAAAAAACGAGTGCCTGTTGACTCTAACTGATAGAAAGAGTCGTTATCAAATCATCCGACTTATTCCCGATAAGTCCGCGTCTTCAGTCAATCAAGCTCTGAAAATGATCCTCAGAGAGTATCAAATTAACTCAATCACAGCTGATAACGGGGCTGAATTCAGTCGCTTGGCAGATGTCTTTGATCCTGAGAACATTTATTATGCCCATCCTTATTCCTCTTGGGAGAGAGGAACTAACGAGAATCATAATAGACTCATCAGGCGTTGGTTGCCTAAGGGAAGCAAAAATGCGACGCAACAACAAGTCACATTTATTGAAAACTGGATTAACAACTATCCAAAGAAGATATTGGGTTACAAATCTCCTAGAGAATTTTTACAGACTGGCTAA
- a CDS encoding LacI family DNA-binding transcriptional regulator yields the protein MEDKQKKSVTMKDVAQRAGVSVGTVSRVINQEQGIKKTTLEKVQQAIAELDYIPDVYARGMKTNRTETVALILPTIWHPFFSEFAFFVEEALSKKNYKLLLCNTDGAKKEIEYLSMLRQNKVDGIIAITYSPIEDYLASNIPFVSIDRTYQDKEIACVTSDNQTGGELAAQMLLEKGCQHLAFVGSHNNTVNETKKRRQFFEETVRLTDKECLIFDLEEPFDNFLEQLEAFLEQHPQIDGIFAINDFTALDVIAILEKQGKRVPDDVQVIGYDGIRFSNDRNYHVSTIKQPLKQMAQTAVDILLAIIQNQKPKLQSILPISYVEGKTTKKFLKTLDRKRYQ from the coding sequence ATGGAGGATAAGCAAAAAAAATCGGTTACAATGAAAGATGTAGCACAGCGAGCGGGCGTCAGTGTAGGTACAGTATCGCGTGTCATCAACCAAGAGCAAGGTATTAAGAAAACAACGCTTGAAAAGGTTCAACAAGCGATTGCTGAGCTTGATTATATTCCAGATGTTTATGCCCGAGGAATGAAAACCAATCGGACAGAGACAGTCGCTTTAATTCTGCCGACCATTTGGCATCCATTCTTTAGCGAGTTTGCCTTTTTTGTTGAAGAAGCCCTCAGCAAGAAGAATTATAAATTATTGCTGTGCAATACAGATGGCGCAAAAAAAGAGATTGAATATTTATCTATGTTGAGACAAAATAAGGTAGACGGCATTATTGCGATTACCTATAGTCCAATTGAAGATTATTTAGCATCGAATATTCCTTTTGTAAGTATTGATAGAACGTATCAGGATAAGGAAATTGCTTGTGTCACATCTGATAATCAAACAGGTGGTGAACTTGCAGCGCAAATGCTTTTAGAAAAGGGTTGCCAGCATCTAGCTTTTGTGGGGAGTCACAACAACACGGTCAATGAGACCAAAAAACGCCGTCAATTTTTTGAAGAGACAGTAAGGTTGACGGATAAGGAATGCTTGATTTTTGATTTAGAAGAGCCATTTGATAATTTTCTAGAACAGCTAGAAGCTTTTCTGGAACAACATCCGCAAATTGATGGTATCTTTGCAATCAATGATTTTACAGCTTTAGATGTGATTGCTATTCTAGAGAAACAAGGTAAACGAGTCCCTGATGATGTTCAAGTGATAGGTTATGATGGTATTCGTTTTTCTAATGATAGAAACTACCATGTATCTACGATTAAGCAACCCTTAAAGCAGATGGCTCAAACAGCTGTAGATATTTTGCTAGCTATCATACAAAATCAAAAGCCTAAACTCCAAAGTATTTTACCAATTTCCTATGTTGAAGGAAAAACAACAAAAAAATTTTTAAAAACACTTGACAGAAAGCGCTACCAATGA
- a CDS encoding IS30 family transposase — protein sequence MQNYYTPKRKQLTLAERRMIERWLQEGFSNREIARRLAKAPQTIHNEVKRGQVRQQVRKGKFEIIYSADFAQEAYQNNRKHSVKQASLTKELKEKILHYIKQKYSPEMMVKAKGIPVSVSTIYYWIHHGHLGLTKDDMLYPRKEKTKKKQASPNFKPAGKSIEERPESINQRENVGDVEIDTVIQTRAKNECLLTLTDRKSRYQIIRLIPDKSASSVNQALKMILREYQINSITADNGPEFSRLADVFDPENIYYAHPYSSWERGTNENHNRLIRRWLPKGSKNATQQQVAFIENWINNYPKKILGYKSPREFLQTG from the coding sequence ATGCAAAACTATTATACACCAAAAAGGAAACAGTTGACACTAGCTGAGCGTAGAATGATTGAACGTTGGCTTCAAGAAGGGTTCTCAAATCGTGAAATCGCTAGGAGATTGGCTAAAGCTCCTCAAACTATTCACAACGAAGTCAAACGTGGTCAGGTTAGACAACAAGTGCGTAAAGGAAAATTTGAAATAATCTACTCAGCTGACTTCGCTCAAGAAGCCTATCAAAACAATCGTAAACATTCTGTGAAGCAGGCTTCCCTAACCAAGGAACTCAAAGAAAAGATTCTGCACTACATCAAACAGAAATACTCTCCTGAGATGATGGTAAAAGCAAAAGGGATACCTGTCTCCGTCTCCACCATTTACTACTGGATTCATCATGGACACTTAGGATTGACCAAGGATGACATGCTCTATCCTCGAAAAGAGAAAACGAAGAAAAAGCAAGCGAGTCCCAACTTTAAGCCGGCTGGAAAATCGATTGAGGAACGGCCTGAAAGCATTAATCAGCGTGAGAATGTTGGTGATGTTGAAATTGATACGGTTATTCAAACACGGGCAAAAAACGAGTGCCTGTTGACTCTAACTGATAGAAAGAGTCGTTATCAAATCATCCGACTTATTCCCGATAAGTCCGCGTCTTCAGTCAATCAAGCTCTGAAAATGATCCTCAGAGAGTATCAAATTAACTCAATCACAGCTGATAACGGGCCTGAATTCAGTCGTTTGGCAGATGTCTTTGATCCTGAGAACATTTATTATGCCCATCCTTATTCCTCTTGGGAGAGAGGAACTAATGAGAATCATAATAGACTCATCAGGCGTTGGTTGCCTAAGGGAAGCAAAAATGCGACGCAACAACAAGTCGCATTTATTGAAAACTGGATTAACAACTATCCAAAGAAGATATTGGGTTACAAATCTCCTAGAGAATTTTTACAGACTGGCTAA
- a CDS encoding class II fructose-bisphosphate aldolase yields the protein MPVVSAEKFVQAARDNGYAVGGFNTNNLEWTQAILRAAEAKKAPVLIQTSMGAAKYMGGYKVARNLIANLVESMNITVPVAIHLDHGHYEDALECIEVGYTSIMFDGSHLPVEENLEKAREVVKLAHAKGISVEAEVGTIGGEEDGIIGSGELAPIEDAKAMVETGIDFLAAGIGNIHGPYPANWEGLDLDHLKKLTEAVPGFPIVLHGGSGIPDEQIQAAIKLGVAKVNVNTECQIAFANATRKFAASYEANEAEYDKKKLFDPRKFLADGVKAIQASVEERIDVFGSENKA from the coding sequence ATGCCAGTCGTTTCAGCAGAAAAATTCGTCCAAGCAGCTCGTGACAATGGTTACGCAGTTGGTGGATTTAACACAAACAACCTTGAGTGGACTCAAGCTATCTTGCGTGCAGCAGAAGCTAAAAAAGCTCCTGTTTTAATCCAAACATCAATGGGTGCAGCAAAATACATGGGTGGTTACAAAGTAGCTCGTAACTTGATTGCAAACCTTGTAGAATCAATGAACATCACAGTTCCAGTAGCTATTCACCTTGACCATGGTCATTACGAAGATGCACTTGAGTGTATCGAAGTAGGTTACACTTCAATCATGTTTGACGGTTCACACCTTCCAGTTGAAGAAAACCTTGAAAAAGCACGCGAAGTGGTTAAATTGGCACACGCAAAAGGAATTTCGGTTGAGGCTGAAGTTGGAACAATCGGTGGAGAAGAAGACGGAATTATCGGTTCTGGTGAACTTGCTCCAATCGAAGATGCAAAAGCAATGGTAGAAACTGGTATCGACTTCTTGGCAGCAGGTATCGGTAACATTCACGGTCCATACCCAGCGAACTGGGAAGGTCTTGACCTTGATCACTTGAAGAAATTGACAGAAGCTGTTCCAGGTTTCCCAATCGTACTTCACGGTGGTTCTGGTATTCCTGATGAGCAAATCCAAGCAGCTATCAAACTTGGTGTGGCAAAAGTAAACGTAAATACTGAGTGCCAAATCGCATTTGCAAACGCAACTCGTAAATTTGCAGCATCTTATGAAGCAAACGAAGCAGAATACGACAAGAAAAAACTCTTTGACCCACGTAAGTTCTTGGCTGACGGTGTAAAAGCTATCCAAGCATCTGTTGAAGAGCGTATTGACGTTTTCGGTTCTGAAAACAAGGCTTAA
- a CDS encoding Asp23/Gls24 family envelope stress response protein — protein sequence MTVKINTKDGQIELTDDVIATVVGGATTEIFGVVGMASKSAIKDNFQALLGKENYAKGVVIKTTEGGHIAVDVYTVMSYGVKISEVSRNIQERVKFNLENQLGIAADTVNVYIQNIKVVGE from the coding sequence ATGACGGTTAAAATCAATACAAAAGATGGCCAGATTGAGCTAACAGATGATGTCATTGCTACGGTTGTGGGTGGTGCTACGACAGAGATTTTTGGCGTTGTTGGTATGGCCAGCAAATCTGCGATTAAGGATAATTTCCAAGCGCTTCTCGGTAAGGAAAATTATGCCAAGGGTGTTGTGATTAAGACGACAGAAGGAGGGCATATCGCAGTAGATGTCTATACTGTGATGAGCTATGGTGTCAAAATCAGTGAGGTTTCTCGTAATATCCAAGAGCGTGTGAAATTTAACTTGGAAAATCAATTAGGGATTGCAGCAGATACGGTCAATGTCTATATTCAAAATATCAAAGTCGTAGGAGAATAA
- the rpmB gene encoding 50S ribosomal protein L28 has product MAKVCYFTGRKTVSGNNRSHAMNQTKRAVKPNLQKVTVLIDGKPKKVWASARALKSGKIERV; this is encoded by the coding sequence ATGGCTAAAGTATGTTATTTTACAGGTCGTAAAACTGTATCAGGAAACAACCGTTCACATGCGATGAACCAAACAAAACGTGCGGTAAAACCAAATCTTCAAAAAGTAACTGTTTTGATTGATGGAAAACCTAAAAAAGTTTGGGCTTCAGCTCGCGCACTTAAATCAGGTAAAATTGAACGTGTTTAA
- a CDS encoding ABC transporter permease, with protein sequence MNVGKDYSLWSRIKRQKVLLMMLFPGLLLTFVFKYIPMYGVLIAFKDYNPLKGVMGSEWIGFQEFTKFLSSPNFGILLGNTLKLSVYGLLLGFLPPIILAIMLNQLLSDKAKKRIQLILYAPNFISVVVIVGMIFLFFSVGGPINSLLSLFGIKANFLTDPNAFRPLYIFSGIWQGMGWASTLYTATLVNVDTSLIEAAKMDGANIFQRIWHIDLPALRPVMVIQFVLAAGNIMNVGYEKAFLMQTSLNLTSSEIISTYVYKVGLVSGDYSYSTAVGLFNAVINVILLVAVNQIVKRMNDGQGL encoded by the coding sequence ATGAACGTAGGAAAGGATTACTCTTTGTGGAGTAGGATCAAACGGCAAAAAGTATTGCTAATGATGCTATTTCCTGGCTTGTTGTTGACGTTTGTCTTTAAGTACATACCGATGTACGGTGTCTTGATTGCCTTTAAAGATTACAACCCTTTAAAGGGTGTAATGGGAAGTGAGTGGATTGGATTTCAAGAATTCACTAAATTTCTCTCCTCTCCTAACTTCGGTATTTTGTTAGGGAACACCTTGAAATTAAGTGTGTATGGCTTGCTGTTAGGTTTCTTACCACCGATTATCTTGGCAATTATGCTCAATCAGTTACTAAGCGATAAGGCGAAAAAGCGGATTCAACTCATTCTGTATGCACCAAACTTTATCTCTGTTGTGGTTATTGTCGGAATGATATTTCTCTTCTTCTCAGTTGGAGGTCCAATCAATAGCCTACTATCACTTTTTGGGATTAAAGCGAACTTTTTGACCGATCCCAATGCCTTCAGACCACTTTATATTTTTAGTGGAATCTGGCAAGGAATGGGTTGGGCTTCTACACTGTATACAGCAACCTTGGTCAATGTAGATACGTCCCTGATTGAAGCAGCGAAGATGGATGGTGCCAATATTTTCCAACGAATTTGGCATATTGATTTGCCAGCCTTAAGACCTGTTATGGTGATTCAATTTGTGCTGGCAGCTGGAAATATCATGAATGTCGGCTATGAAAAAGCCTTCTTGATGCAAACATCACTCAACTTGACGAGTTCCGAGATTATCTCAACCTATGTTTATAAGGTCGGTCTTGTCTCAGGAGATTATTCTTACTCGACAGCAGTAGGGCTCTTCAATGCCGTTATCAACGTTATCTTATTGGTTGCAGTGAATCAAATTGTGAAACGAATGAATGATGGTCAAGGATTATAA
- a CDS encoding carbohydrate ABC transporter permease, whose translation MNTQIYTKFDRRMLVVNKIIIAFLVLITLVPLIYILVASFMDPQVLVSKGISFNPADWTVEGYQRVFSDKSIIRGFFNSLFYSFSFATLTVFLSVLTAYPLSKKDLVGKKWINAFLIFTMFFGGGLVPTYLLVKDLGMLNTVWAIIVPGAINVWNIILARTYFQGIPDELLEAAYIDGANDLEIFVKIMLPLAKPIMFVLFLYAFVGQWNSYFDAMIYIKDPNLEPLQLVLRKILIQSEPGKDMIGAQAAMNEMKRIAEMIKYATIVISSLPLIVMYPFFQKYFDKGIMAGSLKG comes from the coding sequence ATGAATACGCAGATTTATACGAAATTTGACCGGCGGATGCTAGTTGTCAATAAAATCATCATTGCCTTTTTGGTCCTTATTACACTTGTTCCGCTAATCTATATTTTAGTAGCTTCCTTTATGGATCCTCAAGTGCTTGTTAGCAAAGGAATTAGTTTTAATCCGGCTGATTGGACGGTTGAAGGCTATCAAAGGGTATTTAGTGACAAGTCAATTATAAGAGGTTTCTTCAATTCTCTCTTTTACTCCTTCAGTTTTGCTACTCTAACGGTGTTTTTATCCGTTCTGACCGCCTATCCCTTATCGAAAAAGGATTTGGTTGGAAAGAAATGGATTAATGCCTTTCTCATCTTTACCATGTTCTTTGGTGGAGGTCTGGTTCCAACTTATTTGCTTGTGAAAGATTTGGGGATGCTAAATACCGTATGGGCCATTATTGTACCAGGTGCTATTAATGTGTGGAATATCATTTTGGCACGGACTTATTTCCAAGGTATTCCAGATGAGTTGTTAGAAGCAGCCTATATTGACGGAGCAAATGATTTAGAAATCTTTGTCAAGATTATGTTGCCACTTGCTAAGCCAATCATGTTTGTCCTTTTCCTATATGCTTTTGTCGGACAATGGAATTCATACTTTGATGCCATGATTTATATCAAAGATCCAAACTTAGAACCGCTTCAACTTGTTTTGCGGAAGATTTTGATTCAAAGTGAGCCAGGAAAAGATATGATTGGGGCTCAGGCTGCGATGAATGAAATGAAACGGATTGCAGAAATGATTAAGTATGCAACAATTGTTATCTCTAGTTTACCGTTGATTGTTATGTATCCATTCTTCCAGAAATACTTTGATAAGGGTATTATGGCAGGATCATTGAAAGGGTAA
- a CDS encoding DAK2 domain-containing protein: MSKITTSLFQEMVQAASTRLNKQAEYVNSLNVFPVPDGDTGTNMGMTITNGAKEVSDKPANTVGEAAQILSKGLLMGARGNSGVITSQLFRGFGQSVKGKDELTGKDLAQAFQHGVEVAYKAVMKPVEGTILTVSRGAATAALKKSEQTDDAVEVMRATLEGAKRALKKTPDLLPVLKEVGVVDSGGQGLVYIYEGFLAALTGEYIASDDFEATPAVMSGMINAEHHKSVAGHVATEDITFGYCTEIMVALRQGPTYVKEFDYEEFRTYLNDLGDSLLVVNDDEIVKVHVHTEDPGLVMQAGLQYGSLVKVKVDNMREQHEAQVEKEESFQKPAEQTEYAVIAVAAGEGLTEIFKSQGVDYVISGGQTMNPSTEDFVKAIDLVNARNVILLPNNKNILMAAQSAAEVAEVAVKVVETRTIPQGFTSLLAFDPSRDIEANFEAMTASLVDVKSGSVTTAVRDTTIDGLEIHENDNLGMVDSKIVVSNPDMMATLEATFEAMLDEDSEIVTIYVGEDGHQELAETLAEALEEKFEDIEVEIHQGGQPVYPYLFSVE; encoded by the coding sequence GTGTCTAAAATTACAACTAGTTTATTTCAAGAAATGGTGCAAGCTGCATCAACTCGTCTGAATAAACAAGCAGAATATGTGAATTCATTAAATGTCTTTCCTGTTCCAGATGGAGATACAGGAACCAATATGGGCATGACCATTACCAATGGTGCAAAAGAAGTGTCTGATAAACCTGCTAATACGGTTGGTGAAGCAGCTCAAATTTTATCCAAAGGCTTGTTGATGGGAGCTCGTGGAAATTCAGGAGTAATCACTTCTCAATTATTCCGTGGTTTTGGCCAATCAGTTAAAGGAAAAGACGAGTTAACAGGAAAAGACCTAGCACAAGCCTTCCAGCATGGTGTTGAAGTAGCTTATAAAGCGGTAATGAAGCCGGTTGAAGGGACAATCCTTACGGTATCTCGTGGTGCAGCAACTGCAGCTTTGAAAAAATCTGAGCAGACAGATGATGCAGTTGAAGTGATGCGTGCAACCCTAGAGGGAGCAAAACGTGCACTCAAGAAAACACCAGATTTGCTTCCGGTATTGAAAGAAGTTGGTGTAGTAGATTCTGGTGGCCAAGGTCTGGTTTATATCTATGAAGGCTTTTTAGCGGCTTTAACTGGTGAATACATTGCTTCTGATGATTTTGAAGCAACTCCTGCGGTGATGTCTGGGATGATTAATGCAGAGCATCATAAGTCAGTAGCGGGACATGTTGCAACAGAAGATATTACATTTGGTTACTGTACAGAAATCATGGTGGCTCTTCGTCAAGGGCCAACTTATGTAAAAGAATTTGATTACGAAGAATTTCGTACCTATTTGAATGACTTAGGGGATTCTCTCTTGGTAGTGAATGATGATGAAATCGTGAAAGTCCACGTCCATACGGAGGATCCAGGACTGGTTATGCAGGCAGGTCTTCAATATGGTAGTTTGGTCAAGGTCAAAGTAGATAATATGCGTGAGCAACACGAAGCGCAGGTGGAAAAAGAAGAAAGTTTCCAAAAGCCAGCTGAACAAACAGAATACGCAGTGATTGCTGTTGCAGCGGGTGAAGGTTTAACTGAAATCTTCAAGTCACAAGGGGTAGACTATGTGATTTCAGGTGGTCAAACCATGAATCCTTCTACCGAAGACTTTGTGAAGGCAATTGATTTGGTCAATGCACGCAACGTTATCTTACTGCCGAATAATAAGAACATCTTAATGGCGGCTCAATCAGCAGCAGAAGTTGCAGAAGTAGCTGTCAAAGTCGTGGAAACACGGACGATTCCGCAAGGATTTACTAGTTTATTAGCCTTTGATCCAAGCCGCGATATTGAAGCAAACTTTGAAGCGATGACAGCTTCGCTTGTCGATGTTAAAAGTGGTAGTGTGACGACGGCAGTTCGTGATACGACGATTGACGGTCTTGAAATTCATGAAAATGACAATCTTGGCATGGTTGACAGTAAGATTGTTGTGTCTAATCCTGATATGATGGCAACGCTAGAGGCAACTTTTGAAGCGATGCTAGATGAAGACAGCGAGATTGTTACTATCTACGTTGGAGAAGATGGTCATCAAGAATTAGCCGAAACCCTCGCCGAAGCATTAGAAGAAAAATTTGAAGACATTGAAGTGGAAATCCACCAAGGTGGCCAACCAGTATACCCATATTTGTTTAGTGTTGAATAG